Genomic segment of Terriglobales bacterium:
GTGCGCACCGTCCCGACGCGCCAATGCGCCACCAGGCGGCGCGCTCCGCCCTCAGGCCCGGAGAAAACGCCCAGCACCGTGTTCGTGTTGCCGACATCGAGGACCAGAAGCATCGGGTAATTGAGAAATTGAGAAAGCCGGTAAATGAAAATCGAGGACCGCTACTTTGTGACCTTGGCGCCTTCGTGTCCTTTGTGGCTGGCTCTTGATTTGACTTTAACCGATTACCCGATTTCTCAATTACGCAATCGGCCTGACTCCTCCCGAAATCACCGTCCGCACGCCACCGGCGGTCTTCACGCGGAGAAATCCGCGCTCATCAAGGCCGTCGGTGGTGCCTTCAAAGCCGCCGTTCTCGTCAACCCGCACCTGCTTGCCGCGCGCGTAGCTGGAAGCCGCCTCGAAGCGCGGCAGCACATTTTGCACGCCGCCGGGGCGCTGAAAATCGGCGTACATGCGGTCGAGCGATTTTAGCAAAGCCGCCGCGAGCTCCACGCGCGACCACATGCGTCCCGACGCCATCCGCAGCGACGTCGCCTGGCCGCGCAGCTCCCGCGGAAACTCGCGCTGGTTCACATTGATCCCGATGCCGGCCACGGCGTAGCGCACGCGCGTCACCTCGGCGCTGATCTCGGTGAGGATGCCGCAGAATTTCTCTTCGCCGAGCAGCACGTCGTTCGGCCAGCGCAGGTCGGGCTTGAGACCGGTCACGCTCTCCACCGCGTCAGCCACCGCCAGCCCGGCCAGCAGCGAAAGCGACAGGATGTCCGCCGGCGGCACCGCCGGCCGCAGAATCACCGAACAGTAAATCCCTGACGACCGCTCCGAATTCCAGCGATTGCCGCCGCGCCCGCGCCCCGCCGTCTGCTCTTCGGCCAGGAACACGCTGCCCTCCGGCGCGCCCGTCGCCGCCGCATCCATCGCCACTGTATTCGTGGAGCCGATCCGGAAGTAATGATGAATGTTCTTCGCCAGGCGAGTGCCTCGCAGCAGCGGCGCCAGCACGTCGGGCAGCAGAAGATCGGGGACGGTGGTGAGCTGATATCCAGTAGTCGGGCGCCCGGCGATTTCCACTCCCAGCGAGCGCAGCTGCTGCACCAGACGCCACACCGCCGAGCGCGACGCGCCAATCTCATCGGCGA
This window contains:
- a CDS encoding biotin--[acetyl-CoA-carboxylase] ligase, which produces MPDGRTDERLGRVVRLLADHAMVVVSGTKLADEIGASRSAVWRLVQQLRSLGVEIAGRPTTGYQLTTVPDLLLPDVLAPLLRGTRLAKNIHHYFRIGSTNTVAMDAAATGAPEGSVFLAEEQTAGRGRGGNRWNSERSSGIYCSVILRPAVPPADILSLSLLAGLAVADAVESVTGLKPDLRWPNDVLLGEEKFCGILTEISAEVTRVRYAVAGIGINVNQREFPRELRGQATSLRMASGRMWSRVELAAALLKSLDRMYADFQRPGGVQNVLPRFEAASSYARGKQVRVDENGGFEGTTDGLDERGFLRVKTAGGVRTVISGGVRPIA